A segment of the Vibrio sp. YMD68 genome:
AACCGCCATTACCGCGCCTGTACCGTAATCCATAAGAACGAAGTTAGCGACGTAAATAGGAACAACACGACCGTTAAGAGGGTGGATAGCCGTTAGGCCAGTATCCATGCCTTTCTTTTCCATCGTTGCCAATTCGGCTTCAGCCACTTTGGTGTTACGGCATTCATCAACGAATGCTGCAAGTTCAGGGTTGTTCTTAGAGGCTTTCTCTGCCAGTGGGTGACCTGCCGCGATGCCCACGTAAGAAACACCCATTAGCGTGTCAGGACGCGTCGTGTACACTTCTAGAGGCGCTTCTTCACCGTTAACAGCGAACGAGAGCTCAACACCTTCAGAACGACCGATCCAGTTACGCTGCATGGTTTTCACCATTTCAGGCCAACCTTCAAGGTTGTCTAAGTCATCTAACAACTCTTGAGCGTACTCTGTGATCTTAATGAACCACTGTGGAATCTTCTTTTGTTCTACAGGCGTGTCACAACGCCAGCAGCAACCATCTTCTACTTGCTCATTAGCAAGGACAGTTTGGTCGTTAGGGCACCAGTTAACCGAAGAGGTTTTCTTGTAAACCAGGCCTTTTTCGTACAGTTTGGTAAAGAACTCTTGTTCCCAACGGTAATATTCTGGCGTACAGGTGGCGAATTCACGGCTCCAGTCATAACCAAAGCCGAGTAATTTCAGCTGGTTTTTCATGTACTCGATGTTTTCATATGTCCACGGTGCTGGCGCCGTTTTGTTCTTGACGGCGGCGTTCTCAGCAGGAAGGCCAAATGCATCCCAACCAATTGGCTGCATGACATTTTTTCCTTGCAGACGCTGGAAGCGAGATACCACATCACCGATGGTGTAGTTGCGCACGTGACCCATGTGCAGTCGCCCACTAGGGTAAGGAAACATAGAGAGACAGTAGAATTTTTCTTTATTTGGGTCTTCACTTACAACAAAGGTCTTGCTGTTGTCCCAGTGCTGCTGAACTTTTTGTTCAATGTCTTGCGGGTTATATTGCTCTTGCATCGATGATATCCGGTTATCTTGGAATTTGTGAGTTCGGTTAGAACAGATACGAGTAGATCGACATAGAATACCTAAAGGAGCGAAGTACAACAATAGCCAATCTGTCATGAAGGGGTCTGTTATGCCAAAACATAAAGCGGGTTACGAAGATATGTTCGATGAAGTCGTAGAAACATTGAAAAGTAGCCCTGAAGAAATTACCCATGTTTTTGAAACATCCGCTAAGGTCGTCAGCGCTGCTAATGATATGACTAAAGATGAGCTTTCTTTGATCTCAGCGTATCTACAATCTGACTTTAAGGCGTTCGCTGATAATTATGAAGAGAGCAAAGGCAGCCCGTTTTCGATCATGATTTCAGACTCAATTTGGCAAGGGCTGCTTGATATTACCGATCGAACAAAGGTTGAGTGGGTCGAGCTGTTTCAAGATCTTGAACACCAGGGGCTCTATCAGGCTGGGGATATGATAGGGCTTGGTATTTTGATTTGTGATGATTGCGGTCATAAGGTGCAGTATAACCATCCCACAAAAGTGATTGCTTGTACGCAATGCGGCCATACCGGGTTTAGTCGTCAGGCATTAAAGCCTTAGCGAATATTATATTCTGTTTTTCGCTGGGAGCCGCTAACACCGATAATCTAGCACTGAACAAATCATCTTTGTTCTTAGGTACGAGGTACTAGGTTATCGGTTGTTAGTGTTAAGTACTGAGCGCGTTGCTGTTAAGTACTGATCGTTGAGCGTTGATCATTAAGTACGAAAGCTCAGGGCCTTAACGTTTAGGCTTAGCTACGGTGTTACGAGCTGCAATGGTTGAAAGAACCAAGCTTAAAGCCACCCAAATATACAATGGCCAAGTCCCAACATTACGATAAGGGGTCTGGCCGATTGTTGATTGGAGAGTGGCCGTTAACACCGCGGTCTCAAATTGTGCGACTTGTTCGATAATATTCCCTTTAAAGTCGGTTACCGCTGTTACACCGTTATTGGTAGAACGAATCAAAGGTTTGCCTAGCTCTCGGGCTCTCATTCTCGCAATCTCCATATGTTGCAGCGGGCCAATAGAGTCCCCAAACCAAGCATCATTAGAGAGCGTTAGAATAAAGTCCGTATCATCGGTGACGTTTCGCCTAACTTGTTCATTAAATATAATCTCATAGCACAGCGCTGGCGCCATATGACGACCATTGGCGATGATGTTAGGTTGAACAAAGTCCCCTTGACTGAATGAGGACATTGGCAGATTAAAAAATGGCGCAATCGGTCTTAAAATGTCTTCAAATGGAACGAACTCACCAAAAGGTAATAGGTGGTGTTTATGATAGCGTTCATTTGGGTCGTAACTGTAGTCGCCGTAAGGTGTGTTGCCAATGGCGAGGACACTATTGTAAAAGTTATCCGTGTCACTTTTGTTCACAACACCGGTAATGATTGCCGTTTGGTTTTCTTTAGCGGACTCATCAAGACTTCGTAAAAAAGCTGGGATCTCAAATTCAAAGGCAGGAATGGCCGCTTCTGGCCAGATAATGATATCCGCATCCCAGTGTTCACGGCTTAGATCGACATATTTCATGATTATTGGCCAGCGCTGACTGGGTACCCATTTACTGGATTGGTCAGTATTGCCCTGTATTAATGCTACTTTCGTCGAATTGTCAGAGTCGGGAATTACCCAGTCAACATTTCTCAGGCCAAATCCAGAAGATAAGATGACGCATGGAATGAGTAATATTGACCATGAACGGCTAAATAGGGCAAAAGCCATGGCTGCAGAAGAGAGCACCAGCAGAAAAGTGACGAACTCGACGCCACCTATGGGTGCAAAGTTCGCGAGTGGTGAATCTATTTGACTGTAGCCTAGCCATAGCCATGGAAAGCCAGTCATTACCCAACCGCGTAGCCAATCGGTAAGAAGCCATAAAGCAGGAGCGGCTAGGATAAATCGATGGCGACTGACCAGAGGGAAGTAACGGTTTAATAACCAAGCGAACAGACCGCTATATAGAGCAAGATAGCCGACCAGTAGCGCCATCAAAAACAGGCTCGCTATTTTGGGCATGCCGCCGAAGACATCAATACTGATATGGACCCAGCTGATGCCGGTGGAAAATAAGCCGATTCCCCAAGCATAACCAATAAAAAAGCCTTGTTTGGATGATTGCCCTTGGAGTAAAGCTAAAAGTAACAACGGGCTAATGATAGCCAGCGGCCAAATTTGATAAGGAGCAAAAGCCAGAGTGGTTAAAGCGCCAACAAAAACGGCCCCTAAAGGCCGCTGTAGGCGATGAATAATGTTATTAGTCATCTATCAAGATTCTCGAAAGCGAGGTTGGATTATTCTTCCGTTGGTTGAGGAAGGGGTTCTTCATCGGGTACGGTGACTTGAAGTTGCAGTACACGTCGGTTATCAGCAGCCGAGACCTTAAACGCATAATGATTGATTTCAACCACTTCACCACGCGAAGGTAAGTGACCCAAGGCGCTCATTACAAGTCCTCCTACGGTATCCACTTCATCCGCACTGAAGTTAGTTTGGAAAGTTTCATTAAACTCATCAATGGTGGTTAAGGCTTTGACCGAGAAAGTATGTTTACTCAATTTACGAATATCCACTTCTTCTTCGTCGTCAAATTCATCCTCAATTTCACCGACGATCTCTTCGAGAATGTCTTCGATAGTCACAAGGCCAGATACACCGCCAAATTCATCGACGACAATCGCCATGTGGTAGCGTTCTTCTTGAAACTCTTTAAGTAAGCGGTCAACGCGTTTACTTTCAGGAACAACGACCGCTGGACGAATAACTTCTTCTATTGCAAAGGTTTCACTTTCAGAGCCCAAATACTTGAGTAAGTCTTTGGCGAGAAGTATTCCCTCTACATGGTCTTTGTCTTCGCTGATCACGGGATAACGAGAGTGCTGCGCATCGGTTATCAAAGAGACGAGTTTATCAAGATCGTCACTTTTTTCTACCGTGACAATTTGAGACCGAGGTATCATGATGTCACGGATTCGCATTTCAGATATTTCAATAACACCTTCAAGCATATCGCGCGTATCATGGTCAATTAAATCGTTTTCTTCAGAGTCTCTGATGACATCGACCAGTTCTTGGCGATCTTTGGGCTCTGTTTGAAAAAGTTGTCCAAGACGTCCTAAAAAGGACTTTCTACTCGGACCTTCGGCCTTTTCTTTTTTACCTTCCGGCGAAGAGGGAGGATTACCTTCGTTCATTTCTTCTCATATCTATATTGCTACCAAAAGTGTGATAGCGCACATAATTGCCTTCGACAGTTTCTTAAAGGCAAACCAAATTGTTCGGCGATGATTGTATTTTAACTCAGCTTTTCATCTTTATAAGGGTCTTCAAACCCCATTGATTGCAAAATTTCTGCTTCTAACGCTTCCATTTCTTCGGCATCAGCATCGTCAATATGATCATAACCTAGCAGATGCAGGCTACCATGTACAACCATATGCGCCCAGTGTGCAAAAACGGGTTGATTTTGCTCCTTTGCTTCGCGCTCAACGACTTGGCGACAAATGACGAGATCACCGAGCAGATCAAGTTCAATACCAGGAGGCGCTTCAAACGGAAAGGACAACACGTTAGTGGGTTTGTCTTTGCCTCTGTATTGATGATTGAGCTCTTGGCTTTCTTCACTATCGACAATGCGAATAGTCACTTCCGCTTGTTGCTGAAAGTTTGTCACAGCTTTGCTTAACCAGAGATGAATGTCGGCTTCGCTTGGGAGGCCTTGCTCGTCTTCAACGGCCAGTTGCAGGTCTAATTCAATTGTCATGCTTATTTGGGCTCTTTGATTTCAGGTGATGCTTGATTGTTGACGAGAGGCGTTGATTCGGTATTGAGTGCTTCTCGCTCTGCACGGCGACGTTTTTCGATTTCTTTGCGTTCTTTCTGATCTTGTGTTTCCCACTTCTCATAAGCATTTACGATTCGGGCAACGACAGGGTGCCTAACCACATCATCAGAGAGGAAGAAGTTAAAGCTGATCTCGTCCACTTCACTGAGCACTTCGATGGCGTGTCTAAGGCCTGAACGTGCCCCACGAGGTAAGTCAATTTGTGTCACGTCACCAGTGATAACAGCACGAGAGTTAAAACCAATACGGGTTAAGAACATTTTCATTTGTTCTACCGTCGTATTCTGACTTTCATCGAGGATGATGAAGGCATCATTTAAAGTACGGCCACGCATGTAGGCGAGAGGGGCGACTTCAATAACGTTGCGTTCAATCAGTTTTTCAACTTTCTCGAAGCCAAGCATCTCAAACAAAGCGTCGTAAAGAGGGCGCAAGTAAGGGTCCACTTTTTGGCTTAGATCGCCAGGAAGGAAACCGAGTTTTTCACCCGCTTCGACTGCTGGGCGTGTCAGTAAAATACGGCGGATCTCTTGTCGCTCAAGGGCATCCACGGCAGCCGCCACAGCGAGGTAAGTTTTCCCTGTACCAGCAGGGCCGATACCAAAGCTAATGTCGTGGGTGACCATATTCACTAAATATTGCGCTTGATTTGGCGTACGAGGCTTAATTACCCCTTTTTTGGTTTTAATGAAGACTTCTTTGCCATGTTCGAGCGTAGGTTCAGTCGTTTGCTCAAGAACACCCGATTGCTTCACATTGAGATGAATATGTTCAGGTTCAATATCGGGAATATTGCCACGTACCGGAGCGGTGTCGACATAAAGAGATTTGATAATATCCAGTGCAGCTGCGGCTGTATGGGGCTTACCAACAATGGTAAAGAAATTGTTTCTATGGTTTATTTCAACGCCCAATCTGCGTTCTAAATGCTTGATGTTGTCATCGAAAGGACCGCATAAACTGGCTAGTCGGCGGTTATCTGAAGGTTCTAAGTTAATTTCTAGCGTAACAATTTTATTGCTCAAGGTTGCCTCTCATTTTAAACCAGTCGCGTCTATTTTAAACTAATAGCAAATTTAAACTAATAGCAAAAAGCCCGATTGAGACCGGGCTTTTAGTCACGATATCTCTCATTCTAAGATGGTCACTTAGTGAGAGAATTTCAAGCTTTATATATCAGCTTTCTGATAAGGATCTTATGGGGTAAAGGTGGCTACACCTAACTCATCTTCACGTTTTGTTTGTGCCATCATTTGAGTTGGAGAAATCACGCTACGAAGATCCATCTCTTTTTCCGTGCGGATTAGTTCTGCACGAAGTGAGTTAGCGAAAACATCGGTGATTTTTACATCGACAAATTGGCCAATAAGATCAGCTGACCCTTCAAAGTTTACAACGCGGCTATTTTCAGTACGGCCACGAAGTTCCATCAGGTTCTTCTTAGACGGGCCTTCAACCAAAATACGTTGCTCAGTACCTAGCATTAGGCGAGAAAAACGCATTGCTTGGCTATTCACCTGTTGTTGTAGTTCCCATAAACGATCTTTCTTGGTTTGCTCTGGGAGATCACATGGGTAATCTGCCGCAGGTGTCCCCGGACGTGCTGAGAAGATAAAGCTAAAGCTCATATCGAAATCTACTTCTTTAATCAGCTTCATCGTATCTTGGAAGTCTTTATCACTTTCACCTGGGAAGGCGACGATAAAGTCAGAGCTGATTTGAATATCAGGGCGCGCTTTACGTAGCTTACGAATGATGGATTTGTATTCAATCGCCGTGTGAGGACGTTTCATCATCGTCAGGATACGATCACTACCACTTTGTACAGGTAGGTGAAGGAAGCTAACTAGCTCTGGCGTGTCTTCATAAACGGCGATGATATCGTCAGTAAATTCTAGTGGGTGGCTGGTTGTAAATCGAATACGGTCAATGCCATCAATAGACGCAACAAGGCGTAATAACTCGGCAAACGAACAGATTTCACCATCGTGCTGTGGGCCACGATATGCGTTTACGTTTTGACCAAGAAGGTTGACTTCGCGGACACCTTGTTCAGCCAGTTGAGCCACTTCAAACAGAACATCATCCATTGGACGGCTCACTTCTTCACCACGAGTGTAAGGTACAACGCAGTAAGTGCAGTATTTTGAACAGCCTTCCATGATCGAAACAAAAGCCGTTGCGCCGTCTGCACGAGGCTCAGGAAGGTTATCGAACTTCTCGATTTCTGGGAAAGAGATGTCCATAACCGGCGCTTCATTTGAAAGGGAAGAAGCGATCATTTGTGGCAGTCGATGAAGCGTTTGAGGACCAAAGATAACATCAACAAACGGTGCGCGTTGACGAATATGGTCGCCTTCTTGTGTGGCGACACAACCGCCAACACCGATAACAACGCCTTCTTTTTTATCTTTAAGGGTTTTCCAACGACCAAGCTGGTGGAACACTTTCTCTTGGGCTTTTTCACGAATAGAACAAGTGTTGAGTAGCAGTACATCTGCCTCTTCTGGATCTTCGGTGAGTTCGTAGCCATTGGCTGCGTTCAGTAGGTCTGCCATTTTTGATGAATCGTACTCATTCATCTGGCAGCCCCATGTTTTAATTAGTAGTTTCTTGCTCATTTCTGTTCGCTCGATCGTTAGTTTAAAATAAGGGAGCAAATCGCCCAGTGTTTCTCCGCCTAAAAGCGCCTATGAAAGGCTGTCGAGGCGGCAAGCGGCGTATTGTACTGCTTTCAAAACCGACTGACCAGTGATTAGGCAAAAACTAATGTTGAGGATAAAGTGCGTAAATTTTGCGAAATGAAAGCCAAATAAAGAGGCTTACATTATCGTTATGAAAACGTACAATAAATTGTCTTGAATAGTTTGAGTTACGATCTGATGAAGAAGTATGAAATTGCAGTAGTAGGCGGTGGTATGGTTGGCGCAGCGGTTGCCATCGGCTTTGCTAAACAGGGGCGTAATGTCGTTGTGATTGAAAATCGACAGCCAGAGAGTTATAGCGTTGCTCAAACGCATGACATTCGCGTTTCTGCTATTTCTCACGCATCGGTTTCGTTATTAGAGCGCTTAGGGGGATGGAAGCATACATCTGCAATGCGTGTTTGCCCTTATAAGCGTCTTGAAACATGGGAGCACCCTGAGTGTAGAACCCGCTTTCATTCTGATTCACTCGATTTGCCTGAGCTTGGGTACATTGTCGAGAATCGACTGATTCAATTAGGTTTGTGGCAAGAGTTCTCCCACTACCCCAATTTGGAAATTAGGTGCCCAGAGCAATTAAAATCGATTGAGTTCGCTAATTCGAATCAACTGACATTAGAGTCAGGAGAGGTTATCGAAGCAGAATGGGTTGTTGGTGCTGATGGTGCTAATTCGCAAGTCAGACAACTATCGGGTATCGGGGTCACAGCGTGGGACTACCGCCAGCACTGCATGCTCATTAATGTCGAGACAGCGCTTGCTCAACAAGACATTACTTGGCAGCAATTTATGTCTTCAGGTCCTCGGTCGTTCCTTCCGTTAAGTGGCCAGCACGGTTCACTTGTATGGTATGACGCCCCGAAGCGTATCCGTCAACTCAGTGCCATGGACAATGAGACTTTAAGAACGGAAATACTTTCCCACTTTCCGAAAGAGTTAGGTGACATCAAAGTACTAGAGAGCGGCTCTTTTCCACTCACTCGTCGACATGCTCAGCAATACGTAAAAAACAGATGTGTTTTAGTTGGAGATGCTGCTCATACCATTAATCCACTTGCAGGACAGGGGGTTAATTTAGGCTTTAAGGATGTCGTGTCACTGCTGGATGAGACAGAAGGTGGTGAGCTTAAACTGGATGACCTTTCGCGCTATGAAAGTAAAAGGCGTAGGGATAATTTACTGATGCAAACTGGAATGGATCTCTTTTATAAAGGATTTAAATCCACAAACCCACTGACTAAGTTTGTTCGTAATGGTGTGCTAAAAATAGCGGAGAACTCTGGTGCATTAAAAAATGAAGTACTGAAATACGCGGTTGGATTGAAGTAACAAATCCAGTTACGTAAAGAATAACGGGCTCGCGGATAGTTAAACAGTAAACGATAGTTAAACAGTAAACGTTAGATACAAAAAACGCTGCAAAGAGCAGCGTTTTTTAATTCTTCGAGTAGTTAAGTCAGATTACTTAGTTACGCGTAGAACTGGGTTCTCACCAACAGTGACAGAACCAGAAAGCTTGTTCAGCTCTTTGATTTCGTCCATGTTAGAGATAACAACTGGAGTAAGTGTAGATTTTGCTTTCTCTTCTAGAAGCGCTAGGTCGAAAGTGATGATAGTGTCACCAGCTTTAACAGATTGACCTTCTTCCGCTACGCGAGTGAAGCCTTCACCTTTTAGCTCAACAGTATCGATACCGAAGTGAACGAATAGTTCAACGCCATCGTCAGACTCAATAGAGAATGCGTGGTTAGTTTCAAAGATCTTACCGATAGTACCGTTTACAGGAGCTACCATTTTGTCGCCAGCAGGCTTGATTGCGATACCGTCACCAACGATTTTCTCAGCGAAAACCACATCTGGCACATCTTCGATATTTACGATTTCACCAGAAAGTGGTGCGATGATTTCGATTGCACCAGCATCAGCGCTGT
Coding sequences within it:
- the ybeY gene encoding rRNA maturation RNase YbeY → MTIELDLQLAVEDEQGLPSEADIHLWLSKAVTNFQQQAEVTIRIVDSEESQELNHQYRGKDKPTNVLSFPFEAPPGIELDLLGDLVICRQVVEREAKEQNQPVFAHWAHMVVHGSLHLLGYDHIDDADAEEMEALEAEILQSMGFEDPYKDEKLS
- a CDS encoding zinc ribbon-containing protein yields the protein MPKHKAGYEDMFDEVVETLKSSPEEITHVFETSAKVVSAANDMTKDELSLISAYLQSDFKAFADNYEESKGSPFSIMISDSIWQGLLDITDRTKVEWVELFQDLEHQGLYQAGDMIGLGILICDDCGHKVQYNHPTKVIACTQCGHTGFSRQALKP
- the corC gene encoding CNNM family magnesium/cobalt transport protein CorC (CorC(YbeX) belongs to the Cyclin M Mg2+ Exporter (CNNM) family, and was characterized as belonging to a set of three proteins, at least one of which must be present for CorA to function.), whose product is MNEGNPPSSPEGKKEKAEGPSRKSFLGRLGQLFQTEPKDRQELVDVIRDSEENDLIDHDTRDMLEGVIEISEMRIRDIMIPRSQIVTVEKSDDLDKLVSLITDAQHSRYPVISEDKDHVEGILLAKDLLKYLGSESETFAIEEVIRPAVVVPESKRVDRLLKEFQEERYHMAIVVDEFGGVSGLVTIEDILEEIVGEIEDEFDDEEEVDIRKLSKHTFSVKALTTIDEFNETFQTNFSADEVDTVGGLVMSALGHLPSRGEVVEINHYAFKVSAADNRRVLQLQVTVPDEEPLPQPTEE
- a CDS encoding 2-octaprenyl-3-methyl-6-methoxy-1,4-benzoquinol hydroxylase; protein product: MKKYEIAVVGGGMVGAAVAIGFAKQGRNVVVIENRQPESYSVAQTHDIRVSAISHASVSLLERLGGWKHTSAMRVCPYKRLETWEHPECRTRFHSDSLDLPELGYIVENRLIQLGLWQEFSHYPNLEIRCPEQLKSIEFANSNQLTLESGEVIEAEWVVGADGANSQVRQLSGIGVTAWDYRQHCMLINVETALAQQDITWQQFMSSGPRSFLPLSGQHGSLVWYDAPKRIRQLSAMDNETLRTEILSHFPKELGDIKVLESGSFPLTRRHAQQYVKNRCVLVGDAAHTINPLAGQGVNLGFKDVVSLLDETEGGELKLDDLSRYESKRRRDNLLMQTGMDLFYKGFKSTNPLTKFVRNGVLKIAENSGALKNEVLKYAVGLK
- a CDS encoding PhoH family protein, coding for MSNKIVTLEINLEPSDNRRLASLCGPFDDNIKHLERRLGVEINHRNNFFTIVGKPHTAAAALDIIKSLYVDTAPVRGNIPDIEPEHIHLNVKQSGVLEQTTEPTLEHGKEVFIKTKKGVIKPRTPNQAQYLVNMVTHDISFGIGPAGTGKTYLAVAAAVDALERQEIRRILLTRPAVEAGEKLGFLPGDLSQKVDPYLRPLYDALFEMLGFEKVEKLIERNVIEVAPLAYMRGRTLNDAFIILDESQNTTVEQMKMFLTRIGFNSRAVITGDVTQIDLPRGARSGLRHAIEVLSEVDEISFNFFLSDDVVRHPVVARIVNAYEKWETQDQKERKEIEKRRRAEREALNTESTPLVNNQASPEIKEPK
- the crr gene encoding PTS glucose transporter subunit IIA, which codes for MGLFDKLKKLVSDDSADAGAIEIIAPLSGEIVNIEDVPDVVFAEKIVGDGIAIKPAGDKMVAPVNGTIGKIFETNHAFSIESDDGVELFVHFGIDTVELKGEGFTRVAEEGQSVKAGDTIITFDLALLEEKAKSTLTPVVISNMDEIKELNKLSGSVTVGENPVLRVTK
- the lnt gene encoding apolipoprotein N-acyltransferase, whose protein sequence is MTNNIIHRLQRPLGAVFVGALTTLAFAPYQIWPLAIISPLLLLALLQGQSSKQGFFIGYAWGIGLFSTGISWVHISIDVFGGMPKIASLFLMALLVGYLALYSGLFAWLLNRYFPLVSRHRFILAAPALWLLTDWLRGWVMTGFPWLWLGYSQIDSPLANFAPIGGVEFVTFLLVLSSAAMAFALFSRSWSILLIPCVILSSGFGLRNVDWVIPDSDNSTKVALIQGNTDQSSKWVPSQRWPIIMKYVDLSREHWDADIIIWPEAAIPAFEFEIPAFLRSLDESAKENQTAIITGVVNKSDTDNFYNSVLAIGNTPYGDYSYDPNERYHKHHLLPFGEFVPFEDILRPIAPFFNLPMSSFSQGDFVQPNIIANGRHMAPALCYEIIFNEQVRRNVTDDTDFILTLSNDAWFGDSIGPLQHMEIARMRARELGKPLIRSTNNGVTAVTDFKGNIIEQVAQFETAVLTATLQSTIGQTPYRNVGTWPLYIWVALSLVLSTIAARNTVAKPKR
- the miaB gene encoding tRNA (N6-isopentenyl adenosine(37)-C2)-methylthiotransferase MiaB, whose product is MSKKLLIKTWGCQMNEYDSSKMADLLNAANGYELTEDPEEADVLLLNTCSIREKAQEKVFHQLGRWKTLKDKKEGVVIGVGGCVATQEGDHIRQRAPFVDVIFGPQTLHRLPQMIASSLSNEAPVMDISFPEIEKFDNLPEPRADGATAFVSIMEGCSKYCTYCVVPYTRGEEVSRPMDDVLFEVAQLAEQGVREVNLLGQNVNAYRGPQHDGEICSFAELLRLVASIDGIDRIRFTTSHPLEFTDDIIAVYEDTPELVSFLHLPVQSGSDRILTMMKRPHTAIEYKSIIRKLRKARPDIQISSDFIVAFPGESDKDFQDTMKLIKEVDFDMSFSFIFSARPGTPAADYPCDLPEQTKKDRLWELQQQVNSQAMRFSRLMLGTEQRILVEGPSKKNLMELRGRTENSRVVNFEGSADLIGQFVDVKITDVFANSLRAELIRTEKEMDLRSVISPTQMMAQTKREDELGVATFTP